From Pseudoalteromonas viridis, the proteins below share one genomic window:
- a CDS encoding ATP synthase subunit I, with amino-acid sequence MTHSLASPYRRAALKGVLYQGLVAIIAAVIVFIGWGVEAGLSALAGGAVLVLPNFVFAAYAFRFMGASKANQVYSSLKRGNGLKFLLTVVLFALIFKHFSVVMLPFFGTYMLVMLTQWLVLIFFNH; translated from the coding sequence GTGACTCATTCGTTAGCAAGCCCATATCGGCGTGCCGCATTAAAAGGTGTTTTATATCAGGGTCTCGTAGCTATCATTGCTGCAGTAATAGTTTTTATTGGTTGGGGAGTGGAAGCAGGCCTGTCGGCGTTGGCTGGCGGTGCGGTGCTGGTACTCCCTAATTTTGTATTTGCCGCTTATGCATTCCGATTTATGGGGGCGAGCAAGGCAAATCAAGTGTATTCCTCCTTGAAACGAGGAAACGGATTAAAATTTTTGCTAACTGTTGTGCTTTTTGCGCTGATTTTTAAGCATTTTTCAGTGGTTATGTTGCCGTTTTTCGGCACTTATATGCTGGTGATGCTAACACAATGGTTGGTTCTGATTTTTTTTAATCATTAA
- a CDS encoding ParB/RepB/Spo0J family partition protein, whose protein sequence is MSVKKRGLGRGLDALLSSAKPAAPQSAQPEVTQTQGTERAVEPEQTTQSHEVTDQELQRLPIEYLQRGKYQPRKDMSEQALEELASSIRAQGVLQPIVVRPIAENQFEIIAGERRWRAAQLAELDVVPCIIKDVADEAAVAIALIENIQREDLNAMEEAVALDRLLNEFELTHQQVADAVGKSRTTVTNLLRLNNLNDDVKILLEHGDIEMGHARCLLALTGEQQSEAARTAVAKGLTVRETEKLVRAMLEPVEQKPAKEKDPDVKLLEQQLAENLGAKVEINYNQKGKGKLVISYANLDELDGILGRIQPDFQQPS, encoded by the coding sequence ATGTCGGTGAAAAAACGCGGTTTGGGTCGAGGTCTGGATGCCTTGTTGAGTTCAGCAAAACCTGCTGCTCCACAATCAGCTCAGCCTGAAGTCACACAAACCCAGGGCACCGAGCGTGCCGTTGAACCCGAGCAGACGACGCAAAGTCATGAGGTGACCGATCAGGAATTACAGCGGTTGCCCATCGAGTATTTGCAGCGTGGTAAATATCAACCGCGTAAAGATATGTCTGAGCAGGCACTGGAAGAGCTGGCCAGCTCAATTCGGGCCCAGGGGGTACTACAGCCAATCGTGGTGCGCCCCATTGCGGAAAACCAATTCGAAATTATTGCCGGTGAACGACGCTGGCGTGCGGCCCAGCTTGCTGAATTGGATGTGGTGCCCTGTATCATCAAAGATGTTGCCGATGAAGCGGCGGTGGCCATTGCCCTGATTGAGAACATTCAGCGTGAAGATCTCAATGCCATGGAAGAAGCCGTGGCGCTCGACAGATTACTGAATGAGTTTGAACTGACCCATCAGCAAGTGGCGGATGCGGTTGGTAAGTCGCGCACCACAGTGACCAATTTACTTCGTCTCAATAACCTCAATGATGATGTAAAAATCTTGTTGGAACATGGTGATATTGAGATGGGCCACGCACGCTGTCTGCTGGCATTGACCGGAGAGCAGCAATCTGAAGCCGCCAGAACCGCCGTAGCTAAAGGGCTGACCGTGCGCGAGACAGAGAAATTAGTGCGTGCGATGCTGGAGCCTGTGGAGCAAAAACCAGCAAAAGAGAAAGATCCGGACGTTAAACTGCTTGAGCAACAACTGGCAGAGAACCTGGGGGCCAAAGTGGAGATAAATTATAACCAAAAAGGCAAAGGTAAGCTGGTGATTTCTTATGCAAATTTAGATGAATTAGACGGAATTTTGGGGCGTATTCAGCCCGATTTTCAACAACCCTCCTAA